In the genome of Yarrowia lipolytica chromosome 1B, complete sequence, the window TTatcctcctgctcctgctctctcttctccatccGCTTGAGGTAGTCCTCATCCACGGAAGGCATGGGCGACGAGGGCACAATGGGGTCGAGATCCCGAGGACCAATGTCAGACACGTTGGACGTCTGCCGAGAATGAGAGGAGCCCCGAAGAGGGTACGACTCATTACCTCCAGCGCCTGGTCCAGAGCTCATCATCGTATGTGAACGCATGGGGTAGGGCAGGCCCATGGTCTCTGTGAGCTCGTTGGAGTTAGCAGACATCGTTCTGCCTCGTCGTAGGTGGGATCGAGTCACCGCATCGTCCTTTCTATGCATCTCGTCGGAAGGAAGAATGATGGCACGATCGACCGAGTACGGCAGACCTCGATGTCTGCCTCGGATCATCATGGCAATGATAATGAGCTTTGAGATGGTGCTAAACTTGCCGGACAAGGACGTGTTCACATCATCGTAGCCCATGGACATGCCGACCGTACCGTATGCAGAGACAACCTCGAAAAGCACAGTGAAGCCAGTAAAACCGAGATCCGTAAcgtccttgatcttggtgCCTTCACAGATACAGATAATAAAGAGCCCTAAGAAGATGTACCACAAATCGTAACCAAGCTGGGCACGCAGGTGGGCTGTGACATACGACGgatgcttcttcttcttgcccttgtagAGATGCTCGGGGTCGTTCTCCTCGTTCTCTGCCTCCTCATCAGCCGTAGGGGCCTGGTCGTACTCACTCTCTTCGTCTCCCCCTCCATAAATACCCAGAGACTGTTCCTCGTAAACGTTAGTTCGTCGAATCGAGATGGCAATGGGCAGAATGGCAATGTACATCATGATCATGTACGATACCTGGATGGACGGATGGAGTTCGGCAATAGAGACAGAGGTGAAACCGGCTGTTCGAGTAGAGAAGGCCTGGAACAAGCCTGATACAACCCTGTAACCGGGCCTCATCTCGGTGACTGCAGGTGCGTTGAAGTCCAGaatgatgaagaagacgaggtCGACAGAGTTCAGAATCACCAGTGTTGCAAACAACCACCAGGTGGCAGTGGAAGGGAACAGCATGGTGAAACATCGTCGAGGATGATCAAGCAGGAAACCGGTACACTCCTTGAGTGAGGAGTCTCGAGGTGAGAGCTTGAACATGATCCAGATGATGAACCGAAGTAGAACAGGGAAGCCCGTGTTACCGATGAcaatgaagaaggacatggTCAACAGAACATAAATGGCTTCCTGATAAGATCCCATGGAGTCCGGGGTTAGAGTGAAACCCACATCGTTGAAGGTCGACTGAGCGGTGAAAAATGCCCACCACGTCGGCGTCACTCCACACGAGTACACGTAGTCTCTGTACTTGGGCATGTAGATGGCCCAGGGCAGCAGCATGATGGCGCACATGAGATGGAAGCCGACGAAGTAGGCAACCAGCACCTTGGACAGTACCTTGAGAGCCCGATACTCGATTCctcccagctcctccttttgCTCCTCTGTCAGATCAACAAATGCAGAGTTACGACCAACTGTGGGACTCCAAGACAGGTAGTTGGACGACatggtcttgttgagatCGGCGTTGGAGGTGGCACCACTGGAAGAAGCGGCGTCTGAGCCGCGTCGTCGATTAGAAAGAAACCGATCAAATGTAAGAGACCGTTTAAAGTGTGCAAAGGCTCCTTCATGGTTCTTCTCTTCAGTGTTGTCGCCGTCAAGGGTAAATGCACGTCGGTTCATGGGTTGGGTGCCGGCAAAGTCGTCATCTTCAGGAGACGGTCTGTGAACGGTCACGTTGGAACGCACCTTTTTCACCGTATCTCCTTCTGAA includes:
- a CDS encoding uncharacterized protein (Compare to YALI0B17864g, similar to uniprot|Q9P851 Debaryomyces occidentalis High- affinity potassium uptake transporter, similar to Saccharomyces cerevisiae TRK1 (YJL129C) and TRK2 (YKR050W); ancestral locus Anc_1.224); the encoded protein is MFIVDYAKRAYRKLRHFRITFIVVHYFIIIGSAIFGTFLFYPAKTTKYIDALFQCACAATQAGLNTVDLNSLKLWQQMVLYCISMWTNPIVIHSGVVFMRLHWFEKSFKDIKNQSKLQSKLRRTATTLARQDTLENGLFQRPPLRHQNPGVAGLNSNINNDSSDETPHKEGHNNDNPNLNKEITFGNLPQPKRTHSVEPEDMYRSINLLSHEHPEGQSDSDDDGPALVIRGPRDRPDRDDDEEDSPEIERAPRAISFSTQEHPRAQKSALEQFKEEMRESQRQLDAEHAIDEGESSDATQPTSIKREDMYYRQHPDSDSSEGDTVKKVRSNVTVHRPSPEDDDFAGTQPMNRRAFTLDGDNTEEKNHEGAFAHFKRSLTFDRFLSNRRRGSDAASSSGATSNADLNKTMSSNYLSWSPTVGRNSAFVDLTEEQKEELGGIEYRALKVLSKVLVAYFVGFHLMCAIMLLPWAIYMPKYRDYVYSCGVTPTWWAFFTAQSTFNDVGFTLTPDSMGSYQEAIYVLLTMSFFIVIGNTGFPVLLRFIIWIMFKLSPRDSSLKECTGFLLDHPRRCFTMLFPSTATWWLFATLVILNSVDLVFFIILDFNAPAVTEMRPGYRVVSGLFQAFSTRTAGFTSVSIAELHPSIQVSYMIMMYIAILPIAISIRRTNVYEEQSLGIYGGGDEESEYDQAPTADEEAENEENDPEHLYKGKKKKHPSYVTAHLRAQLGYDLWYIFLGLFIICICEGTKIKDVTDLGFTGFTVLFEVVSAYGTVGMSMGYDDVNTSLSGKFSTISKLIIIAMMIRGRHRGLPYSVDRAIILPSDEMHRKDDAVTRSHLRRGRTMSANSNELTETMGLPYPMRSHTMMSSGPGAGGNESYPLRGSSHSRQTSNVSDIGPRDLDPIVPSSPMPSVDEDYLKRMEKREQEQEDNKLRGELSDNKKKLHKDEQGIEMDSYFPELKGPGGLDLADD